The following DNA comes from Tunturibacter psychrotolerans.
AATCATTGCTACGGCAGGTTCTGGCCACCCGTCAGCGCCTCCTCGGCGACGAGCATACCGACACGCTTCTTTCGCAATACAACCTCGCAACAGTGCTCAAGCAGGAAAACAGATATGAAGAAGCGGAAACCCTGATGCGTCACACTCTGGAAGCGCAAATACGTCTGCTGGATGCGAGCGACCCAGACACATCTGCATCTCGGTCGCTTCTCGCCGACATCTTGCTCAGAGAACAGCGCCCCCTGGAGGTGGAGGAGTTTGCCAGACGTGCCTTCGATGACCAGCTGCGAACTCTTGGCCCGCATCACCAAGACACTCTTGAGAGTCTCAGAATTCTCGGGGACGCTCTAACTAGGACTGGGCGCTACGAGGAGGCGAAAAGGATGTACATGGATACAATCGCCAGTATCGGCGCAGATTCGAGACATACGGCACGCGAGGGCGTTGTTGACCTCTGGTATAACCTCGCCTGCTTGGCCGTTCGCACGGGACGTCGAGATGAAGCTTTCGCCTTTCTCGAGCACGCTATAGAAGCCGGCTATGACAATGCTCCTTTCATGCGTGCTGACGAAGATTTGAAACCACTGCACAGCGACCCGCGCTTCGATAAGCTCTTAGCGAGAGCAACGGCCACCAGTCGACAGCCCGCGCTAGTTTCGAGATGAGACGCAGACCAACTTGGTAGGGCACCCCGCAAACGCAGGAGCTCGGCTGCGGAGGCGAAACGGCGCAGAAAGCGATCCCGTTTGAGTTGCCGGAGTTGCTCGATGTATCCCGGAGGGATTCGGAACTGCTGGCGACGGGGACGATAGATCGGCAGCGGCGCCACCGTTGTGGGTGATTCCGATACCGGCGGGGGGCTCACCCACTGCGTGACACTACGGCGTGGGATGCTTCCTGGTCGCTGGATGGGAGAGAGATGGTTTACGTCCAGGGAACTGCGCTCTATCGGGCGAAAAGCGACGGGAGCGAAGCGAGGCGGCTGGTAGCCTTGCCCGGCCTCGGATGGCAGCCGCGATGGTCACCCGACGGAGAAGGGTTGCGCCCAACGGCCATCGATGTTAAAGCATCAATCACCACGCTGTGGGAGGTTTCGCGAGAGGGAACGGGTTTGCGACCTCTGCTGTCGGAGTGGCAGAGCGGGTGGCAACCTGCTGACGGGCCAGCGAGTACTTGCTGCGGAAGCTGGAGTCCTGACGGGAAGTATTTGTCCTTAGGTGACACTGGGGGCTATCGGAAATCTGGTCGATGCCCGCCGATCCGAGCTTTCTCGCACGCGTCATTGGAACCATTGGTGCACCAGTGCTGATCACCAGCGGGCCGTTGAGTTAACTCCCGGATGTTCCGCAACCCTTCGGTTACGCGCCCGAACGGCCAACAGCGGGTAAGGTGCGGTTTGCCCGTCATCCGCGCAGAAGTCTAGACTGCGGTGATGCCGCAATTCGCCACAGGATCCTTCGATTAGTGCATCGGTGATTTCGCAACAAGTAAGAAGACAACTTTCGGTTGGCGACTCGCCCCAGGAGCGGTAAATACCTAGTAGGTGCGTCTCATCAAGAGCTTAGGTTTAGAGGATCTTCCTCCTGGATGCCCCTTTGGAGGATCCTGTGAGTTCACAACTTTTTGCAATTTGTTGCTCCGTTGTGACATATCGCCGAGTTTTCTTGCTTATTCTTCAGTCCGATGGGAATGGGGCGTTTGTCAGAGCGCACTATGCGCCTCTCCAAGAGAGTCGATATGGCGAAGTTTCAAGTTCGTCGATGGTCAGAGCGTCCACGCATGTTGGTATTCATGCTGGGAGTTATGTTGCCCGCTGCCGCGCTCATCGCGGTCGGTGTGTGGCACCTGAGGACCATACAACGTGAAAAATCGATCGAGGCTGTCTTTCAGCGAGAGTATCAACAGGTTCTGGCTATCGCCGAAAAGCGGATTGATGCGCGCGCCTATGAGATCGCCGAGGAAGCCAGTGCGAAGTTTCCCGATGCGAGCCAGGGGGACCAACTCGAGGCTTTCCTGAAGTCACACCCCGACATTGCCCATGCATTCCTATGGAGAAAAGGTCACGTTGAAAATCAATCTCAGCATGATCGGATGGGCGATCCAGAATTTGTGGAAGAAAGCAAGAAGTTCTCATCCATGATCGGACCTTGGTTCGATCTGGACTCCGAAGAACTGATCGGCAAGATTAAGAAGATTGAGACGACCGAGGGACGGCACGTTTTCATTACGTCGAACTGGGTAACCAGAGGCGACAAGATGCAATATCAGTCGTTGGTGGTGTTTAAGCCTCGCGGTTCTACCGCAGAGCATCCCGCCCTGGCAGGGTTGATCTATGACACGGATTACCTGAGCAACAAGTTTTTCCCTCAAGCGCTGGAAGAGGTGCTGCCAGATCAGAATAAGAACGATACATCTCATCCTATTCCGGAGATCATGGTGCGGAGTTCAAAGGAGCATACTCCTTTGGCTGCTTCGCGTTGCTGGGATGGAGGCGCCCCTGAAGTAGAGCGCGGTTTTGACACAGTCTTCCCCGGATTGATCCTGGGAATCAAGCTGCACGGGACTACGATTGCGAACATCAGCAACCACTTTGTGCGGACGGCCTTCCTCATTCTCGGAGCACTTTCCCTGCTGATGGGTGGAGGAATGTTGCTCGCTTATCGAAATGTCGCGCGAGAGCTTGCACTGGCTAAGTTGAAATCCGATTTTGTCTCGAACGTCTCGCATGAGTTAAGAACTCCTCTGGCACTCATTCGACTTTATGCAGAGACGCTCGAACTTGGACGCATCGCCAACCCCGGAAAGCGTCAGGAATATTACGAGATCATTCGCAAAGAAAGTGAGCGGTTAAGTTCGCTGATCAACAATATTCTGGACTTCTCGCGTATCGAGTCGGGCAAGAAAGAATACGACTTCCGCCAAACGGATGTGGCCGATTTGGTGCGGGGCACGCTAGAGTCATATCGCTTTGAAATAGAGCAAAACGGTTTCCAGTTTGAACAGAAGATCGATAACGATTTGCCGCAAGTGAGTCTGGATCGAGAAGCGATTGCGCGTTCGCTGCTGAATCTGGTGAACAACGCGGTGAAGTACTCGGCGACGGAGAAATACCTTGGGGTAAACCTCTACCGGCACAATGGCGACGTCAACCTTGAGGTTGTGGATCATGGAATCGGCATTCCCGCGAAGGAGCAGCCAAAGATCTTTGAGAAGTTCTATCGAGTGGGAGATCCAATGATGCACAACACCAAGGGAAGCGGACTGGGGTTGTCCCTAGTGCGCCATATCGTGCAGGCACATGGGGGTGAAGTCGCGGTTGAGAGCGAGCCCGGTCGAGGCAGCAAGTTCACTATTACTCTGCCAGTCCAGACTTCAGAGGTCCAGCAGGCGAAAGGGGTGCCGGCATGAGACAAAAAGATAAGACGAAGGTAACAGAAGCGCCGAGGCCAGCGAGAATTCTTGTCGTGGAGGACGAGCCCAATATGGTGGCTGGACTTCGAGACAACTTCGAGTTTGAAGGGTATGAAGTACTGACAGCGGGCGATGGAATCGAAGGCCTTCAGAGAGCGCTCGAAGAGTCTCCCGACCTTGTGGTCCTCGATGTCATGATGCCCCGCATGAGCGGGCTGGAAGTATGCAAACAGCTACGCGCTCAACGTGGTTCGATTCCGATCATCATGCTGACTGCCCGCGGGCAGGAACTAGACAAAGTGGTGGGCCTCGAACTCGGCGCGGACGACTACGTGACCAAACCGTTCTCAATCCGCGAGTTGTTGGCGCGAGTGAAGGCCGTGCTGCGACGCACGGCAGTGGTTCCCAAAAATCAGGATCAACACTCGTTCGGTAACGTGGAAGTCGATCTGCGGCGTCAACGAGTGCTCAGATCAGGCAAGGCTCTCGATGTCTCCTCTAAAGAGTTCGAGCTATTGAAGTACTTCATCTGCCATTCGGGCGAAACGCTCAGTCGTGATCGTCTTCTGGAAGAGGTTTGGGGATACGAGAACTTCCCAACTACCCGAACCGTGGATACGCACCTGGTACGTCTACGTCAAAAACTTGAACCCGATCCCGAACAGCCACAGTACTTCCTCACAGTGCATGGAACAGGGTATCGGTTTGTCGGCTAAGCAACGATCAGAATCTAAGAGGCATAGATTATGAACGAAGGCAGAGTACTACGAAGAAATGAAGGCAAGTTCCGGACTAACGGCGAGCGCCGAAGTTACAGCATGCCCCAATCCTCAATGGTGGGGTCGATGGTGTTGCCATCCGACGTGCCACTGCAGGACGAGAGGGACTCGCTTCTGCGAGAAAAACTGGATCTCCATTCCCAGCTGTTCGAGGCAGCACAGATCCAGCGCAAACTAAGCGGCCCGCGCGAGTTTCGCCGCGGTTGTTTACAGTTCGCAAGCGAGGTCTTCGCGGCGCGCTTTCTTCCTGGGGATTTCACGTCGTTCCTGCAAAGAGGGTCCAAGGTTCTTGTGGCGCACGGAGACATCGCCGGTAAAGGTGTTGCGGCTGGCATGTGGTTCACTAATCTGGCTGGCCTTTTGCAAAGTTACGACCGTCCGAGTTCCGACCCGGCAAAGATTGCCTCGGAGATAAATCGCCACCTCTGCTATCTGCGGCCGATTGCGCCGTTCGCCACGGCATTTCTCGCGCGGGTTGACTGCAATCTTGGAGAGCTCAGCTACTGCAATGCCGGCCATTTTCCGCCAATATTGCTTCGCGCGGATGGAAGGACTGAGCTGCTTGAAACAGGTGGCCCGCTGTTGGGTGCCATCGGAGGTGCGAGGTTCGAGTTGGGCAAACTGACTCTTGAACCCGGAGACACGCTTGTCGCATACTCCGATGGTGTACTTGAATGCCCCAACACTTCAGGCGACGAATTCGGGCTGGATCGGATAGTAGCGGCTCTACGAGGCGCCGAATCGACGCTAGCTCAAGGCACGCTCATGATGCTCCTTGCCACCTTACAAGACTTCGCGAACGGTAGTCCGCTTTGCGACGATGTCAGCTTGACAGTGATTCAACGCGACGCGACATGTCGACACCCGGAGGAACTTGCCGGATGACTTGTATTCCTCAACTACCCTTTGTGAACAGCGCAGTCCATCAATTTCGATCGCCTATTTCAGCAGTTGCAGCATCCCAAAGAGTTGGTCTTTTGAATCACTCTTGCCAGGTCTGGTTCTTGAGCTGGAAATGGAGTGTCTATTGGCGACAAACAGGGCGAGTCACTCAGTGAGGGTTCTGTCATCCCTATACCTAAGTTCCGGGTGTGTCATCGGCCACACGGACATTACCTATCCTTGGCGGTAATTTCCGTGTAGCCGTAATCCGGGAGTGACCGTAACATCTCACAAGCCGACTTAGTAGGGTTTGTGGACGGTGCAGCAGCGCGATAGATGCGATAGCTTGCACCTCATTTCATTCGTGAGGAACAGCCCTATGGTCGGACAGCGACGGGAAAAACTTTAATGTTGATCGTGCGATGGGGTGGCTATTTTGTCGCTTTCGCGGTGATGACGGCGGTGTAGACAGGGGCTTCCGAGTTCTCTGGATCGAGCATATTGCCCGCGTAGACTGCGCCGGTCTCGGGGTCGGTCACGACCGCGTAAGGGTGACTGCCTGCAGGCAATGTCTGAATGATCTTCATGCGTGAGGCGTCGATAACACTTATGTTGTTGCCCTGCATGTTGCCTACGTACACCCGAGCCCTGGTGGGATCGACCGCGACGGATTGCGGATGGCTGCCGACCGGAATCGTGCCTTTGACTTTGCCGCTGACTCCATCGATGACGCTGACGGTGTTGTCGGCGTAGTTGGTGACGTAGGCCATATGGGTCTTCGGGTTCACCGCGATCGCGCAGGGATAGTTGCCGACCTTGATAACCGTGTGTGTGCGCGATTCGAGATCGACGACGAGCACGTCGGCAGAACCAACCCCGGTTACATATAGCTTGCGGATTCCTTGATCGATGGCCAGAGCCCAGGCATGGATGCTTCCGACAGGCTCACGGGTGACCTCGCCGGTCGCTCCGTTCATGATGCGGAGATTGGGATCTTCGTACCCTAGCAGATAAACTTGATTGCTTTTCGAATCGACGGCGACGGCGTCTCCGGATCCGATGGCCCAGTCGCTGGGAGTATCGGTGGAGAGGTCGAGTACGGTCATCACCTTGCTGAAGGTGTTCGAGACGTACGCCTTGTTGGTGGCTTCGTTGACAGCGATGTAGTAGGGCCGGCGATCCGTTTTGATGGTGCCGGTAACTCGATCAACGGCGCCGTCGATGACGCTTACGTTGCCGGCGCCGGAGTTCACCACGTAGATACGATTGGTCGCATTGTTGACGGCGATGGCTTCGGGGCGCGTTCCGGTGGCTATGCTTGTGGCTACACCGGTCCGGCTGTTGATGACGACCACGGCTCCGTGGGCCTGATCGACAGCGTAGATCTTGTGCGCGGCGGCGTTGAGCACTATGCCACGATCGGAGATGAGAGTTCCGAGGGGTGGAACGGACGTGAGCGCCTGACCGCAGA
Coding sequences within:
- a CDS encoding YncE family protein; protein product: MASCLRLLFWAFIASLLGGCACGSVCGQALTSVPPLGTLISDRGIVLNAAAHKIYAVDQAHGAVVVINSRTGVATSIATGTRPEAIAVNNATNRIYVVNSGAGNVSVIDGAVDRVTGTIKTDRRPYYIAVNEATNKAYVSNTFSKVMTVLDLSTDTPSDWAIGSGDAVAVDSKSNQVYLLGYEDPNLRIMNGATGEVTREPVGSIHAWALAIDQGIRKLYVTGVGSADVLVVDLESRTHTVIKVGNYPCAIAVNPKTHMAYVTNYADNTVSVIDGVSGKVKGTIPVGSHPQSVAVDPTRARVYVGNMQGNNISVIDASRMKIIQTLPAGSHPYAVVTDPETGAVYAGNMLDPENSEAPVYTAVITAKATK
- a CDS encoding tetratricopeptide repeat protein, producing MNGENRFAEAEAEYRQLLDGERRNLGADHPDTLATVHDLATVFLDQGNYEEAEKLYRENLEIEKRVLGPEHPDTANSMTTLANTIRFIDGHNAEAENLYRKALEIESRVVGQDHPSTTRAQEGLANVLSAEQRYPEAESLLRQVLATRQRLLGDEHTDTLLSQYNLATVLKQENRYEEAETLMRHTLEAQIRLLDASDPDTSASRSLLADILLREQRPLEVEEFARRAFDDQLRTLGPHHQDTLESLRILGDALTRTGRYEEAKRMYMDTIASIGADSRHTAREGVVDLWYNLACLAVRTGRRDEAFAFLEHAIEAGYDNAPFMRADEDLKPLHSDPRFDKLLARATATSRQPALVSR
- a CDS encoding response regulator transcription factor, encoding MRQKDKTKVTEAPRPARILVVEDEPNMVAGLRDNFEFEGYEVLTAGDGIEGLQRALEESPDLVVLDVMMPRMSGLEVCKQLRAQRGSIPIIMLTARGQELDKVVGLELGADDYVTKPFSIRELLARVKAVLRRTAVVPKNQDQHSFGNVEVDLRRQRVLRSGKALDVSSKEFELLKYFICHSGETLSRDRLLEEVWGYENFPTTRTVDTHLVRLRQKLEPDPEQPQYFLTVHGTGYRFVG
- a CDS encoding PP2C family protein-serine/threonine phosphatase, giving the protein MPQSSMVGSMVLPSDVPLQDERDSLLREKLDLHSQLFEAAQIQRKLSGPREFRRGCLQFASEVFAARFLPGDFTSFLQRGSKVLVAHGDIAGKGVAAGMWFTNLAGLLQSYDRPSSDPAKIASEINRHLCYLRPIAPFATAFLARVDCNLGELSYCNAGHFPPILLRADGRTELLETGGPLLGAIGGARFELGKLTLEPGDTLVAYSDGVLECPNTSGDEFGLDRIVAALRGAESTLAQGTLMMLLATLQDFANGSPLCDDVSLTVIQRDATCRHPEELAG
- a CDS encoding sensor histidine kinase, with amino-acid sequence MAKFQVRRWSERPRMLVFMLGVMLPAAALIAVGVWHLRTIQREKSIEAVFQREYQQVLAIAEKRIDARAYEIAEEASAKFPDASQGDQLEAFLKSHPDIAHAFLWRKGHVENQSQHDRMGDPEFVEESKKFSSMIGPWFDLDSEELIGKIKKIETTEGRHVFITSNWVTRGDKMQYQSLVVFKPRGSTAEHPALAGLIYDTDYLSNKFFPQALEEVLPDQNKNDTSHPIPEIMVRSSKEHTPLAASRCWDGGAPEVERGFDTVFPGLILGIKLHGTTIANISNHFVRTAFLILGALSLLMGGGMLLAYRNVARELALAKLKSDFVSNVSHELRTPLALIRLYAETLELGRIANPGKRQEYYEIIRKESERLSSLINNILDFSRIESGKKEYDFRQTDVADLVRGTLESYRFEIEQNGFQFEQKIDNDLPQVSLDREAIARSLLNLVNNAVKYSATEKYLGVNLYRHNGDVNLEVVDHGIGIPAKEQPKIFEKFYRVGDPMMHNTKGSGLGLSLVRHIVQAHGGEVAVESEPGRGSKFTITLPVQTSEVQQAKGVPA